GGAAAAGGTCGAAGGGAGCGACGAGGTCGACGGCGTAGCCTGTCGCGGCAAGCCGCCCAAGGTCCCGGGCTAGGGTGGCGGGGTTGCAGGAAACGTATATGAGCGCCTTCGGCGCGAGGTTGGCGATTAGTGTTATGCCGCGGGGGCTTATGCCGCTCCTCGGCGGGTCCGTCACCACGAGGTCGGGTTTTCTGAAACTCCTGTCCATAACGATGTCCTCGACCCTTCCGGCAAGAAAGGAACAGTTGCCGATGCCGTTGAGCAGGGCGTTCTCCCGCGCGTTGTCTATATTTGCCTTCGAGGAATCGACGCCTATGACATTCCGCGACTCGCGGG
The sequence above is drawn from the Syntrophorhabdus sp. genome and encodes:
- a CDS encoding class I SAM-dependent RNA methyltransferase gives rise to the protein SLWRAVNDRPGSYIDYSRLRHEGGERYIEESLAGLTLRVHPASFFQPNPAGAALIYERVGRVAAELKAGNVLGLYCGMAPMELLLSRESRNVIGVDSSKANIDNARENALLNGIGNCSFLAGRVEDIVMDRSFRKPDLVVTDPPRSGISPRGITLIANLAPKALIYVSCNPATLARDLGRLAATGYAVDLVAPFDLFPHTSHLETLTVLTKRRR